The genomic stretch GTTACTCACCCGTCCGCCACTAAAGTATCTCTAAAGCAAGCTTCTTCAATACTCCCGTTCGACTTGCATGTGTTAAGCACGCCGCCAGCGTTCGTCCTGAGCCAGGATCAAACTCTCCGTTTGATTCCTGATCTCGTTCGCTTATTTCCTTACGTACTGTATTCTATTGGCAAGGTTCAGTATCGCCGTGTGCCGGAAATAACATCTGTTCGCAACGGCGACAGGTGGTAATATACTACGCTTTTGAGGAAAATGCAAGCCTGTTTTTGATTTTTTTTTGGGAAAAGCCGGCCTAAAAGTAAAAAGAACCTCCAAACTTGTTCAAATGGCTGATATTTTCAGTTTTTTTGTCCCGTTCAGATCCCCATCTGTGACAGATACTGTCATTCTTGCCGTCAGATTTGCAAATTTTACCGTGTTATAATTCACATATAAATGGTAGCTTACTCTGACCAAGATCAGTGATCCGCTGAAACCTGCCGGATCCAATTTATGACTGGAGGCCATAATTATTATGCCTTTGATGCAGTTCAATGACAAAAATTTTTCTCTCGACAAGAAAAAGAAACAGGGAAAGAAAAAAAAGTTTTTTTTAAACAGTATATTTTCACACATAGCCCTTATCGCGGCGATGGTCGCGGCTCTGCTGGCCGTTTTTCTTGCCCTGTTTATCAGGGACATATCTCAGTCGCTTCCCTCCACCGAAGAGATACTCGGGCACGAACCCAGCCTGGCAACAATAGTATACGACAGGAACGAGAAGGTCATCACTAGACTTTTCCAGGAGAACCGGAACTGGGTCAAGCTTGATGTTGTCTCGCCTTGGATGGTAAAAGCAATCCTTGCTGCTGAAGATGACAGATTTTATGACCATTCGGGAATAAGACCTGTTTCGATATTCAGGGCAGGAATAGTAGATATTTTCCATCGCGGTGCAAGGCAGGGCGGAAGCACGATAACACAGCAGCTGGCTAGAAATCTTTTCCTGACTAAGGAGAAGACCATCGTGAGGAAGGCAAAAGAGGCCATCCTCGCACTTCGGCTTGAAAGGATATATACCAAGGATCAGCTTCTTGAAATGTATCTGAATACCATCTACATGGGTCACGGCGCTTACGGTATAGACTCAGCATCTAAAAATTATTTCGGCAAATCACCCTCCCAGCTTACGATAACCGAGTCCGCTGTGCTTGCGGGCCTTGTAGCCGCACCTGAAACATACAGCCCTTTCAGAAATTCAGAGATGTCCGCCGGAAGAAGAGAATATGTACTCAAGAGGATGCTCGACCTCGACTGGATATCGAAATCAGACTATGACGCGGGCATTAAGGAACAGCCAAAACTGGTTAAAAGAGAAGCAAACAAAAGCAGCCTCTTCCTCAAAGACTCACCTCACTTCGTTTCCTACATCCTTTTCAACAAACTGCTCCCGAATTATGGTACGGAACAGGTTTACAGAGGCGGACTTCGCGTTTACACCACCATAGACCTGGACCTCCAAAAGAAGGCTGAAGAGCTTGTTTCAAAGATGAAGCACGAGGGAGCCCTCGTAGCGATAGACCCAAACACAGGTGAGATCCTGGCCCTGGTCGGCGGCAGGGACTTTGACGCAAGCAAATTCAACAGGGCTACCCAGGCATTCCGTCAGCCCGGTTCAGCTTTTAAGCCTATAGTATACGCGACCGCGCTGGAAAACGGTTACAGGGCGGTAGACCATCTCCTGGACGCACCGCTTCTCTTCCCCAACGGATGGGAACCCGGAAACTACGGAGACAAGTATGACGGAGAAGTGACCCTTATGGATGCTCTGGCAAGATCAATAAACACAGTGGCTGTGAGGCTTGCACAGATAGACGGCGTAAGCAGGGTGGTAGACATGGCCAGAAGGATCGGAATAAGTACTCCCCACCTTCCGGAAGACCTTTCTCTCGCTCTGGGTACGGCAAGCGTGACTCCTCTTGAAATGTCTGTTGCCTACTCAACGTTCGCAAACAACGGTTACAAAATAGAACCATACGGGATCAAAGAGGTCAGGGGAAAAAACGGTGAGTCGATCGAACAGAACGGCCCCAAGCTTGCAAACGCCATTTCAGTGACAACTGCAGTCGCCACAAGGTCGATGCTTGAGCAGGTGGCCCTCTGGGGAACCGGGGCAAAGGCAAAGGTGGAGGGATATCAGACATTTGGCAAAACCGGAACGACGAATGACTGGACCGATGCATGGTTTGCAGGCGGCATACCCGGGCTCGTCGTTGTGGTTTACGTGGGGAACGACGACCATACGCCGCTCGGAGGCAGGACGACCGGCACAGTAGCTGCCGTGCCTGTCTGGAAGGATTTTGTCTCCTTTGCGGTAAAAAAACTTAAACTCCCCCAGACTTTCATCCTGCCGCCTGACGCGGGCGTCGAGTCTGTGACCGTCTGCAAGAAGACCGGATTCCTGGCTTCGGGCGGCTGTCCTGCGACAAACATACTGCTTCCCGCAGGGCACGCGCCCACATCACACTGTCCGTGGCACGGAGGCAGCCTCTCTGCGGCAAGATCCGATGAAAATGCCCCGCAGCTTATCCTCGCTCCTGTTGATGATGAAATGACGCATTACAAATTCGCGATGAAAGGTCTGCCTCAGGAAACGCCGGCCTCAGAAGTTCCGGGGCCGATTGCTGATACGCCCGTTGCCACTAAGAAGACAAAGGATACAGAGCACGCAAAGGCTCCGGAAAAAAATTCGGATCCCTATAAAAAGGACCCGAGCGAGGCAGCACAGATGGAAGCCAAGTACCAGGAACTCCTCAAGAGGTATAAGATCATCGAATAGATCGTCCTCAGTCCGACTGATGTGTCCTTCCCTTTGGCCAGGGTGATGGAACATAAACATCCTGAAAGAGCTGAAGTGCAAACCTGTCTGTCATGCCTGAAATAAAATCTACTGCTCCCTGAGGGTCTTCTTTGCATTTTTCTACGCGGTATCGGAACAGCGCGGCCAGAACATGCTCCACTCTTGAGTCTTCGATCTGAGCGTTTGCGTGCCGGTAGACACTCCCATAAAGGAATCCCCTCAGTGTCTCTATAGAGGCAAGCATGGAAGGACTGAATGTCGGCCTGCTCTCTTCGCTGTTTTCAATAATGTCCATTATCAGGGAGTTGATCCTCTGCGCATGGGAAGCTCCCATTTTTTTGATAACACTCTCCGGGATGTCGGGATCTGATACGATCCCTGCCCTCAGTGCATCGTCAAGGTCATGGTTTAGGTACGCCACAGAGTCGGATATCCTAACTACCCATGCTTCGAGCGTCGAGGGTTCGGCAAGGCCGAAGCCTGAGCGTACATCGACCTGCCCCTTGGAGTGCTGTATAATCCCCATCCTGACTTCCCATGTGAGATTTAACCCCTTTCCGTCCTTTTCCAGATGATCTACCACCCTGAGACTCTGTGCAGCATGGTGGAACCCGCCAAGCCCATGCTCCTTTGCCAGTGAATCAAGCACTTTTTCGCCCATGTGGCCGAACGGGGTATGACCGAGATCATGACCGAGAGCTATAGCTTCTGTAAGGTCTTCGTTGAGCAAAAGGGCTCTCGATATAGTCCTTGCTATCTGGGATACTTCAAGCGTATGGGTAAGCCTTGTCCTGTAATGGTCTCCCTCAGGGAGCAGAAGGACCTGTGTCTTGTATTTTAGCCTTCTGAATGATTTGCTGTGGATTATCCTGTCCCTGTCCCTCTGAAAGCATGTTCTTACAGAGCACGGGGCTTCCTCTGTTTGTCTGCCTCTGCTCTGCGAAGACAGAGCTGCATGCGGAGAGAGTATTTGTTTTTCGATCTCTTCCCAACGAAGGCGGGTGTTCAAAATGACCATCTCCCAAATAGGGGCTAGCTGCCGAAAAAATCGGCGTTAATATGCGACAAAAAGATGCCGCGTGAAGCTGCCGAAAAAACATCGGCGTGAAACAATGGTGCAGTTGTTAAAACTGGCAAGCTATAGGCGAGCGGTAGGCAAGCAATTGTCAAACCCAGAGGCCTAAGCCTTTTATCGTCTGGATTCCCACTAAGGTCCATACGAGAATGACGGTGATTTTAGTTCTTAGCATTAACTTTTTTACAATTGCTTGCCAATGTTTGCCTATCGCTTGCCAACTGCTTGCCGGCACTTTCTCAGTCCCTACTATTTGAGTATTCCAAGTGCGGAATGCGCGGCCGCAAGCCTCGAGACGGGGACCCTGAAGGGCGAACAGCTTACGTAGTTCAGGCCGAGTTTATGGCAGAAGGACACGCTGGAAGGGTTGCCGCCATGTTCACCGCATATACCCAGTTGTATTGACGGGTTGACTTTACGGCCTCCGGCAACGCCGATCTCCATCAATCCGCCGACTCCGTCACGATCGAGGACTGCGAATGGATTTTGAGGCAGTATTCCTGCAAATACATACTGCCCCAGGAACTTTCCTTCCGCATCATCCCTTGAATAGCCGAAGGTCGTTTGCGTGAGGTCGTTCGTCCCGAAGCTGAAGAACTGCGCATGCTGAGCAAGCTGGTCAGCGACCATTGCCGCCCTGGGAAGCTCTATCATAGTACCTACCATGTATTCCACCTTACAGCCATGTTCCTTCATTATTACGGGAGCGATACTGTCTACCATTTCCCTGAGTATCCTCATTTCCTCTTTTGTTGCTACGAGTGGGATCATGATGTCGGGTACCGGATCTTTGCCCTCTTTTACAAGCCTGCAGGCGGCTGTGAATATGGCCCTTACCTGCATTTCATAAATCTCCGGGTATATGATCCCGAGGCGGCATCCCCTGAAACCGAGCATCGGGTTAGATTCGTGAAGCTCGTGTACCCGCGCTATTGTGATCTTTACAGCCTCTGCTTCGGGGCTTCCCTCGGGAAGGTCCTTCAGTTCCTTCTTAAGGTCAGGAAGCTTCGGAAGGAATTCGTGAAGCGGAGGATCAAGGAGCCTGACCGTTACAGGCAGACCGTCCATTGCATCGAAAATGCCGTAGAAGTCCTCTTCCTGCATCTTTTCAAGTTTTTTAAGGTATTCGAGTCTGTCTTCAAGGGTCGATGCAACTACCATGTCCTGCATGACGGGGAGCCTGTCCTGCGCCATGAACATATGCTCGGTGCGGCAGAGTCCTATGCCTTTTGCCCCGAAACTTCTCGCTCTTCTTGCATCCTCCGGAGTATCTGCGTTTGCCCAGACATCAAGCGTTGAGATCCTGTCCGCCATCTTCAGCAATTCGCGGAAATCATCGTCGAACTGAGGTTCCATGAGTTCAACTTTTCCAAGTATGACTTCTCCTTTGGTGCCGTCTATCGTTATAAAATCATTCTTCTTGACCGTTGTCTTACCGACAGTAAAGGTCTCTGCGGTGAAGTTGATTTTAATACTCTCGGCGCCCGATACACATGGTTTTCCAAGCCCCCTTGCCACAACTGCCGCGTGACTTGTCATACCGCCATGCGCCGTGACTACGCCCTGGGAGGCAAAGAGACCATGGATGTCGTCCGGTGTGGTTTCCGGGCGGACAAGGATGACCTTCTCGCCCTTCTCCCCGCGTTCCGCGGCCTCGTCTGCGTCAAAGACAACAAAACCGGCCGCCGCTCCGGGCGAGGCAGGAAGACCCTTAACGAGCGGGACCACCTTTGCCTTCGGGTCTATCTGCGGATGGAGAAGCTGTTCGACCTGATCGGGAGCGACCCTTTCTACAGCGGTCCTTTCATCTATCAGGCCTTCCCTGTACATGTCCATCGCTACTTTGACCGCTGCCGCAGCTGTTCTTTTCCCGTTTCTTGTCTGCAGTATGTAGAGTTTGCCTCGCTCTACGGTAAACTCTATGTCCTGTGCGTCTTTGTAATGTTCCTCAAGAAGTTTGGCGATCCTGCAGAATTCTATGTAGACATCGGGCATTGCCGTTGCAAGCTGCGAGATCTCAACAGGCGTCCTGATCCCTGCAACGACGTCTTCCCCCTGTGCGTTGATCAGGTATTCGCCAAAAAGCCTGTTTTCGCCGGTCGAAGGGCTCCTCGTGAAGCAGACTCCTGTACCGCAGTCGTTCCCGAGGTTCCCGAAGACCATTGTCACAACGCTCACAGCTGTACCGTATGACTCCGGTATGTTGTTGATCTTTCTGTATGTCACCGCCCTGGGTGTGTTCCAGCTCCTGAATACGGCGTCGATCGCAAGCCTTAGCTGCTGCCAGGGATCGGCAGGGAAGTCTTTCCCCGCTTCCTTCACTATCGTCTTGTATTCCCCGACAAGCTCCTTCAGCGCGTCCGCCGAGAGCTGGTTGTCATCTTTGACGCCGTTTTGGGCCTTTTTTTCGTGAAGTTTTTTCTCAAAACTTGCGTGATCGACCTCCATTACAACGTCAGAGAACATCTGGATAAAACGGCGATAGCTGTCATAAGCGAAACGCTCATCCCCGGCTGCTTCAGCAAGAGCTGTGACTGTTCTGTCGTTGAGGCCTAGATTGAGGATAGTGTCCATCATGCCGGGCATAGATACCGGTGCTCCCGAACGAACTGAGACAAGCAGGGGATCGTTTTCTCCGCCAAATGTCTTTCCGGCAAGAGCTTCGACCCTGGCAATGGCAGCCTTCACATCATCCCATATGTTCAGGATGAAGTCCTGTTCCTTCCAATACTCATGGCATGCTTCAGTCGTAATTATGAAACCCGGAGGCACCGGAAGCCCGATCTTCCACATCTGGGCAAGGTTCGCACCCTTGCCGCCAAGCAGGATCTTCATCCCTGCGTCACCTTCACTGAAATCATAGATATACTTTTTAGCTTCGAGCATCATGTGACCTCCCAAGTTTAAGTATGACGGGCATGTCCCCTATATTAATATCGTTTAAATTATTTTAAAAGACTGAAATCGCCGACCAGCAAGAAGAAATCACTGCACTTGCCAAGAAGGGCAAGCCTGTTGTTCCTCACAGAAAGGTCTTCGTCCATAACAAGGACGTCATTGAAAAAACCGGCAATAACGGGCGCAAGCTCCGCAAGCACTGATGCCAGTTTTTCCCAGTCACAGCGATCAACTGCACTTTTTGCATCTCCCTCAAGCATGAGAAGTTTTTCAAAAAGTTCCTTTTCGGCTCTTTCAGCCAGCATTAAGGGGTCCACCTCTTCGGATATGCTTCCGGCTTTGTTCAGAATATTTTTGACCCTGACAGCAGCTGTGATAAGGTCAGCGAACCAGACCTCATCGCTCCTTTTCTGCAGCGTCTCAGCCATTCTGTAAGCCTGAAGGGGACGGTTTGAAACTGTCTGTAGGACAAGTTCGACGACCTCATGCCTGAATCCCTTTTCCCTGAGCTGGACCTGGAGGCGCTGGCGCACAAAGGTTTTGATCCTGTCAAGAGTCTCCCTCTCCATACCAAATGGTGAAGCTGCCTTTTCCAGCAGGAGGTATATGTCTATATCAAGCGGGAATCCCCATATTATTTCGTTGATGCACCTCGCGGCTCTTCTCAGTCCGTAAGGGTCCTGAGATGATGTCGGTTCGAGTCCGATTTTATAGATAGCAGCGAGGGTGTCCGCACGGTCTGCGATACCTATGAGTGCTCCTGCCGGAGCTGAGGGTATGCTGTCCCCTGCGAATCTCGGCAGATACTGCTCATAAAGCGCCAAAGCGACGGCCTCCGGTTCTCCTGCTTTTCTCGCATACTCGCGTCCCATTACTCCCTGGACATCCGCAAATTCATAGACCATGCTTGTAACAAGGTCCGCCTTTGCGATCTCGGCAGCCCTTTCAACAACAGGTATGCTCTCCCTGAAGAAAAGTTCCTCCGTGAGCCAAAGCGCAAGTTTTTTTGTCCTCTGGACCTTGTCGTAGACAGAACCCAGCTGTTCCTGATAAGTTACTGACTTCAGCTCTGCTGCAAGGTCGTGGAGGGACTTCTGAAGATCCTCTTTCCAGAAGAAGGCGGCATCATAGAGTCTTGCCCTGAGGACTCTCTCGTTTCCCTCCCTTACGACGCTCATATCTTTTGCGATGTTGTTGCTTACCCCTGCAAAGTTGGCCATCAGCCTGCCCTCTTTATCCCTTACGGGGAAGTACCTCTGATTTTTTGCCATCGAAAGTACGAGTACCTCTTCCGGTATTTCAAGGAATGCCTTGTCAAAGCTTCCGTAGAACACTACAGGATATTCGTTGAGGTGAACGTTCTCTTCAAGAAGCTCGGGGTCTATCTCTACCCTCGCGCCAAGTTCTTTTTCAACATAGGCTATGCCCGCGAGGATCATTTCTTTTCTCTCTTCGGGGTCGGTAATGACAAAATTTTCCTTCATATATCTTTTGTATTCTGACGGATCTTTGATCGTCACCGAATCGGATCCCATGAACCTGTGCCCTCTCGACCGGTTCCCGCTTTCAACTTTTCCGAATTCAACTTTAATGGCTGATTCGCCGTAAAGGGCCACCAGCCATCTGACCGGACGGGCGAAACGGACTGAAGGATCGGCCCAGTACATACTCTTCTGGAACGAGAGGCGCCTGATGATCCTGTCCAGTATCTGAGGAAGGACAAGCTCCGTTGCCTGACCTTTTTCCCTCTTTTCCGCAACGACATACTCCGCGCCGTTTATCTCTTTCACTTTAAGGTCCGCTGTCTCCACACCCCTGCTGCGGGCAAATCCCTCAGCCGCCCTGGTAGGCTTTCCGTCGCTGTCAAATGCCTGAGTTTTGAGAGGGCCTTTTGAGACCTCGACACTGTCGCTCTGGGCAGCGGAAAGTTTTTCAACTGTGAGTACGATCCTGCGCGGGGTGCATTCGGTCTTTATACCGGAATGTTCTATATGTGCGGAGGCAAGCTCTTCTTCCGCATATTGGCGGATATCAGCCAGTGCTTTGGGCATAAATCTGGCAGGGATCTCCTCCGTGCCTATTTCAAAAAGAAGGTCTTTTGCGGACATTATCTTGCGCCTCCTTCAGCTTTTTCAAATTTGTCAAACTTTCCCATCAGAGGGTGTCCCATCTTTTCCCTCTGTTCGAGATACGCCTGGCAGCATGCACTGGCAAGCGCCCTGACCCTTCCAATATAGCCGGTGCGCTCCGTTACGCTTATGGCGTTCCTCGCGTCAAGCAGGTTAAAGGAATGAGAGCATTTGAGCACATAATCATAAGCAGGAAGGACAAGTCCTCTTTCAAGGATCTTCCTGGACTCAGCTTCGTACATGTTGAAGAGCTGGAACAGCATATCCGTGCTCGCGACTTCGAAGTTGTATGTTGAATGCTCAACTTCACCCTTGTGGTGAACGTCTCCGTATCTGACATTGCCGACCCATTCGAGGTCATAGACGTTGTCCACCTTCTGGACGAACATTGCGATCCGTTCAATTCCGTACGTCAGCTCCGCAGGCACGACATCCATGTCAAGTGAGCCCATCTGCTGGAAGTAAGTGAACTGAGTCACTTCCATCCCATCAAGCCACACCTCCCACCCGAGGCCCCAGGCTCCGGTGGTCGGATTTTCCCAGTCGTCCTCGACGAATCGTATGTCATGCTCAGCAGGGTCTATCCCAAGCACCTTGAGGCTTTCGAGATACATCTCCTGAATATTGTCGGGAGCGGGCTGGATTATTACCTGATACTGGTAATAGTGCTGAAGTCTGTTCGGGTTCTCACCGTACCTGCCGTCAGTCGGTCTCCTGGATGGTTCCACATAGGCCACGCGCCACGGTTCGGGGCCAAGGACCCTCAGAGTTGTGGCTGGGTTCATCGTTCCGGCCCCGACTTCTATGTCGTAAGGCTGTTGGACGACACATCCCTGTGATGCCCAAAAACTTTCAAGGCGCATTACAATTTCCTGAAAATTCACTATCTGCTGCCTCCTTCAGATATTACAAAAACTATATTCGATGAATTTTAATCCATATCAGTGAAAAAAGTAACCAGTTTTTTTAATTGACCGATAAATAATGACGATTTTTCTCTGCCTTTTGACCAACCGATGAATTTGTCATGGCTCAGCATTGCAGCAAACCTCAGACAGGATAGTTCTTCCCTGCCGATATCCTCTCTGCCGGAAGCAGAACATGAGGAACATATAAGGCCGTCCCTTGTCCATATTGCTCCGCTTTCAAGTTTGGCACCGCACTTGACGCAGTATTGGAGCGACGGTGCAAGGCCGGTCTCTTTCAGAAGCCTCCAAGTAAATCTGTACTCAACAATATCTGCCGGGCAGTTTTCTTTTAGTAATATCATTGCAGACCACAAAAGGGTAAGGATATTGTTGCTTTCATGACTTGTAAGCAGCACACTTGTCAGTCTCTTGTACAGCCTCAGCGCCGTCTTGAGTTTCTCCGCCGAAGACCTGAGTGATATGAAGTCCTCCCTGATCTCAGCCCCCTGAAGGTATAGCCTGGACGGACTCTGATATAGGCTGAACTCTGCCCACACAAGCGGTTCCGTGGCGCCTCCGAACCTGCACTTAGTCTTTGAGGCAGGGGCGCTTACCCAGACCGGCCCCATGTCCCTTAAAAACAACAGAAGGGACTGCCCCTCTCCTGAGGAATCCCTTCTCTGCAAGACGGTCCCTGTTTGTGAATAGTACCCCTGTGGAAGCTTGTCCTTTTCAAATGATGATATCAAAAACTATACCCCAGTCGCCTGAGTTCTTCCTGTGATTTTCTCCACCCCGGTTTTACCTTGACCCAAAGCTGGAGATAAATGGGGTAACCAAACTTCTCTTCGAGGTCCTTCCTTGCTGCCATGCCTATCGTTTTGAGCTTTGCGCCGCCCCTGCCGATAATTATCGCCTTCTGGCCCTCGCGGTCAACTACTATAGTAGCCCTTATCTCGCATGTCTTTAGTTCGGGGTACTCCTCGGGACTCTTAAACTCTTCAACGACTACCGCCGTTCCGTGCGGCACCTCCTGATCCGTGAATGTAAGGATCTTTTCTCTTATCACCTCGGCGGCAAGGAAGCGTTCTGTCGTATCCATGAGCATGTCTGCAGGATATATAGGGGGCTGTACTGGAAGCATCCCGCTCAGTGTATCGATAAAAACATCCATGTTCGTCCCTTTTTTGGCTGAGATCGGGACAACAGCAGCCGGCATTATCCGCGTCTCATACATTTCGACCGTTTTCCAGAAAAACCCGGGATCAGACAGCTTGTCGACCTTATTGACCGCAAGCACTATAGGAAGACCGCACTTTGAAAGTATCTCTATTATCAGCTCTTCCTCCTTCCCTATACGGCTGTCCCCAGCCTCGACCACAAAACATATCAGGTCCACCTGGGCAAGCGCTTTTCCGGCTTCGTTCACCATATAGTCGCCGAGCACGTTCTTCGGTTTGTGTATACCGGGCGTGTCCACAAATATTATCTGTTCCTTTTCTGTGGTCAGTATGCAGCGTATGGCGTTCCGGGTCGTCTGAGGCTTGGATGAGACAGCAGCCACCTTTTCCTTGAGGAGGGTGTTGATCAATGAGGACTTGCCTACATTCGGCCTGCCCAGAAGAGCAACGAACCCGCACCTGTATTCCAGATCTTCGCTTTTTTTATCTGCCATCTTCAGTCTCTCCTTTCCCGGTCAGTCTGAACTGCAGCGGAAGCAAGTCGCTAAGTTTGTAAATAACAGTCTTTCCTCTATCTTCGAGAACAACGTGCATTTCTCCGTTGAATTCCGAC from Synergistaceae bacterium DZ-S4 encodes the following:
- a CDS encoding PBP1A family penicillin-binding protein; its protein translation is MPLMQFNDKNFSLDKKKKQGKKKKFFLNSIFSHIALIAAMVAALLAVFLALFIRDISQSLPSTEEILGHEPSLATIVYDRNEKVITRLFQENRNWVKLDVVSPWMVKAILAAEDDRFYDHSGIRPVSIFRAGIVDIFHRGARQGGSTITQQLARNLFLTKEKTIVRKAKEAILALRLERIYTKDQLLEMYLNTIYMGHGAYGIDSASKNYFGKSPSQLTITESAVLAGLVAAPETYSPFRNSEMSAGRREYVLKRMLDLDWISKSDYDAGIKEQPKLVKREANKSSLFLKDSPHFVSYILFNKLLPNYGTEQVYRGGLRVYTTIDLDLQKKAEELVSKMKHEGALVAIDPNTGEILALVGGRDFDASKFNRATQAFRQPGSAFKPIVYATALENGYRAVDHLLDAPLLFPNGWEPGNYGDKYDGEVTLMDALARSINTVAVRLAQIDGVSRVVDMARRIGISTPHLPEDLSLALGTASVTPLEMSVAYSTFANNGYKIEPYGIKEVRGKNGESIEQNGPKLANAISVTTAVATRSMLEQVALWGTGAKAKVEGYQTFGKTGTTNDWTDAWFAGGIPGLVVVVYVGNDDHTPLGGRTTGTVAAVPVWKDFVSFAVKKLKLPQTFILPPDAGVESVTVCKKTGFLASGGCPATNILLPAGHAPTSHCPWHGGSLSAARSDENAPQLILAPVDDEMTHYKFAMKGLPQETPASEVPGPIADTPVATKKTKDTEHAKAPEKNSDPYKKDPSEAAQMEAKYQELLKRYKIIE
- a CDS encoding deoxyguanosinetriphosphate triphosphohydrolase, with protein sequence MNTRLRWEEIEKQILSPHAALSSQSRGRQTEEAPCSVRTCFQRDRDRIIHSKSFRRLKYKTQVLLLPEGDHYRTRLTHTLEVSQIARTISRALLLNEDLTEAIALGHDLGHTPFGHMGEKVLDSLAKEHGLGGFHHAAQSLRVVDHLEKDGKGLNLTWEVRMGIIQHSKGQVDVRSGFGLAEPSTLEAWVVRISDSVAYLNHDLDDALRAGIVSDPDIPESVIKKMGASHAQRINSLIMDIIENSEESRPTFSPSMLASIETLRGFLYGSVYRHANAQIEDSRVEHVLAALFRYRVEKCKEDPQGAVDFISGMTDRFALQLFQDVYVPSPWPKGRTHQSD
- the ppdK gene encoding pyruvate, phosphate dikinase → MLEAKKYIYDFSEGDAGMKILLGGKGANLAQMWKIGLPVPPGFIITTEACHEYWKEQDFILNIWDDVKAAIARVEALAGKTFGGENDPLLVSVRSGAPVSMPGMMDTILNLGLNDRTVTALAEAAGDERFAYDSYRRFIQMFSDVVMEVDHASFEKKLHEKKAQNGVKDDNQLSADALKELVGEYKTIVKEAGKDFPADPWQQLRLAIDAVFRSWNTPRAVTYRKINNIPESYGTAVSVVTMVFGNLGNDCGTGVCFTRSPSTGENRLFGEYLINAQGEDVVAGIRTPVEISQLATAMPDVYIEFCRIAKLLEEHYKDAQDIEFTVERGKLYILQTRNGKRTAAAAVKVAMDMYREGLIDERTAVERVAPDQVEQLLHPQIDPKAKVVPLVKGLPASPGAAAGFVVFDADEAAERGEKGEKVILVRPETTPDDIHGLFASQGVVTAHGGMTSHAAVVARGLGKPCVSGAESIKINFTAETFTVGKTTVKKNDFITIDGTKGEVILGKVELMEPQFDDDFRELLKMADRISTLDVWANADTPEDARRARSFGAKGIGLCRTEHMFMAQDRLPVMQDMVVASTLEDRLEYLKKLEKMQEEDFYGIFDAMDGLPVTVRLLDPPLHEFLPKLPDLKKELKDLPEGSPEAEAVKITIARVHELHESNPMLGFRGCRLGIIYPEIYEMQVRAIFTAACRLVKEGKDPVPDIMIPLVATKEEMRILREMVDSIAPVIMKEHGCKVEYMVGTMIELPRAAMVADQLAQHAQFFSFGTNDLTQTTFGYSRDDAEGKFLGQYVFAGILPQNPFAVLDRDGVGGLMEIGVAGGRKVNPSIQLGICGEHGGNPSSVSFCHKLGLNYVSCSPFRVPVSRLAAAHSALGILK
- the glyS gene encoding glycine--tRNA ligase subunit beta, which encodes MSAKDLLFEIGTEEIPARFMPKALADIRQYAEEELASAHIEHSGIKTECTPRRIVLTVEKLSAAQSDSVEVSKGPLKTQAFDSDGKPTRAAEGFARSRGVETADLKVKEINGAEYVVAEKREKGQATELVLPQILDRIIRRLSFQKSMYWADPSVRFARPVRWLVALYGESAIKVEFGKVESGNRSRGHRFMGSDSVTIKDPSEYKRYMKENFVITDPEERKEMILAGIAYVEKELGARVEIDPELLEENVHLNEYPVVFYGSFDKAFLEIPEEVLVLSMAKNQRYFPVRDKEGRLMANFAGVSNNIAKDMSVVREGNERVLRARLYDAAFFWKEDLQKSLHDLAAELKSVTYQEQLGSVYDKVQRTKKLALWLTEELFFRESIPVVERAAEIAKADLVTSMVYEFADVQGVMGREYARKAGEPEAVALALYEQYLPRFAGDSIPSAPAGALIGIADRADTLAAIYKIGLEPTSSQDPYGLRRAARCINEIIWGFPLDIDIYLLLEKAASPFGMERETLDRIKTFVRQRLQVQLREKGFRHEVVELVLQTVSNRPLQAYRMAETLQKRSDEVWFADLITAAVRVKNILNKAGSISEEVDPLMLAERAEKELFEKLLMLEGDAKSAVDRCDWEKLASVLAELAPVIAGFFNDVLVMDEDLSVRNNRLALLGKCSDFFLLVGDFSLLK
- the glyQ gene encoding glycine--tRNA ligase subunit alpha encodes the protein MNFQEIVMRLESFWASQGCVVQQPYDIEVGAGTMNPATTLRVLGPEPWRVAYVEPSRRPTDGRYGENPNRLQHYYQYQVIIQPAPDNIQEMYLESLKVLGIDPAEHDIRFVEDDWENPTTGAWGLGWEVWLDGMEVTQFTYFQQMGSLDMDVVPAELTYGIERIAMFVQKVDNVYDLEWVGNVRYGDVHHKGEVEHSTYNFEVASTDMLFQLFNMYEAESRKILERGLVLPAYDYVLKCSHSFNLLDARNAISVTERTGYIGRVRALASACCQAYLEQREKMGHPLMGKFDKFEKAEGGAR
- the recO gene encoding DNA repair protein RecO, which produces MISSFEKDKLPQGYYSQTGTVLQRRDSSGEGQSLLLFLRDMGPVWVSAPASKTKCRFGGATEPLVWAEFSLYQSPSRLYLQGAEIREDFISLRSSAEKLKTALRLYKRLTSVLLTSHESNNILTLLWSAMILLKENCPADIVEYRFTWRLLKETGLAPSLQYCVKCGAKLESGAIWTRDGLICSSCSASGREDIGREELSCLRFAAMLSHDKFIGWSKGREKSSLFIGQLKKLVTFFTDMD
- the era gene encoding GTPase Era; translation: MADKKSEDLEYRCGFVALLGRPNVGKSSLINTLLKEKVAAVSSKPQTTRNAIRCILTTEKEQIIFVDTPGIHKPKNVLGDYMVNEAGKALAQVDLICFVVEAGDSRIGKEEELIIEILSKCGLPIVLAVNKVDKLSDPGFFWKTVEMYETRIMPAAVVPISAKKGTNMDVFIDTLSGMLPVQPPIYPADMLMDTTERFLAAEVIREKILTFTDQEVPHGTAVVVEEFKSPEEYPELKTCEIRATIVVDREGQKAIIIGRGGAKLKTIGMAARKDLEEKFGYPIYLQLWVKVKPGWRKSQEELRRLGYSF